From Ancylomarina subtilis:
CCTCGAAAATTGGTGAAGATCAGATCTTTTACTGTAACCAGCGAGGTATCTCAACTGAAGATGCTATTGGCTTAATTGTGAATGGTTACGCTAAAGAGGTGATTAATAAAATGCCTATGGAGTTTGCTGTTGAAGCACAAAAACTATTGGCAATTAGCCTCGAAGGCTCTGTCGGATAATCGACAACAGATAATTGAAACTGATAATCGGAAAAAAGACAACAATGTTAAGTATAAAGAATCTACACGCATCAATCAATGGGAAAGAAATCCTAAAAGGGATTAATCTTGAAATAAAGCCAGGAGAAGTTCATGCTATCATGGGCCCTAATGGCGCAGGTAAAAGTACATTAGCTTCGGTATTGGCAGGACGCGAATTATTCGACGTTACTGAAGGTGAAGTTGTTTTTGGAGGGAAAGATCTTTTGGATCTGTCTCCGGAAGATCGTGCTAAAGAAGGAATCTTCTTAGGCTTTCAGTATCCAATTGAAATTCCTGGTGTATCTACCGTTAATTTCATGAAGACTGCTGTAAACGAACATCGTAAATATAAAGGTTTGGAGCCTTTGAAAGCAGCTGACTTTTTAAAGTTGATGCGCGATAAAAAAGCTTTGGTTGAGATTGACTCAAAGTTAACCAATCGTTCAGTGAATGAGGGTTTCTCTGGTGGAGAGAAAAAGAAGAATGAGATTTTCCAAATGGCGATGCTTGAGCCTAAGTTAGCCGTATTGGATGAGACGGATTCAGGTTTGGATATTGATGCACTTCGTATTGTTGCCAATGGTGTAAACAAATTGAAGACTGCTGAGAATTCAACAATTGTGATTACTCACTATCAGCGTTTGCTTGATTATATTGTACCAGACGTGGTTCACGTATTATTCGATGGGCGTATCGTAAAAACTGCCGGCAAAGAGTTAGCGCTTGAGTTGGAAGAAAAAGGGTACGACTGGATTAAGGAAGAACTGGTAAAGTAATTAACCGTTAGTAATTATCAATTAATAATTACCAATCGATAATTGTACATTATGTCTATTGATACTATAAATAATGATTTTGCAGATTTGTTTGAGCAGGGGAAATCTTTACTCGATGAAAATTCTTCGAAATTCATGAATACAAAAAGAGAGGAAGCTTTTGAGCAATTCAAAAAGCTTGGGGTTCCAACTCTTTCCAACGAAAATTACAAGTACACGAATCTGGTTCCTGCATTCGATCATCCCTACACGGTTGATTTGCAATACAGAACCGTGATAGGTGACTTGAATGAATTGTTCTATTGTGATGTTCCTGAGCTGGATACCAATTTGGTCTTGCTTTCGAATGGCTGGTATTACAATCAGAATAGAGAACTTGAAATTCCTAAAGGTGTTATTGTTTGTAGTTTGCAGGAAGCAGCCGAGAAGCATAGCGAAATCTTTGAGAAGCATTATGGGAAATATGCTAAGCCAAACGAAGAAGGTTTGGTTGCACTAAATACGGCTTTGGCTAAGGATGGTGTTTTTATTTATGTTCCTAAAAATGTTGTGGTTGAAAAACCCATTCAGGTGATCAATCTTTTGCGTTCCGATCGTGATTTAATGGCGACTCAGCGTAATTTGGTTGTGATAGAAGAAAATGCTCAGGCAAAATTAATTTTCTGCGATCATACCTTAACGCATAACAAATACCTATCGAATACAGTAAGCGAAATTAATGTCGCTAAAAATGCCGTTTTCGATTTATATACTTTGCAAAATCAGCATTTGAATGCAACTATTCTTAATTCGGTATTTATCCGTCAGGAAGCGAATTCAAATGTATTGAGCAATACGCTTTCTCTTTATGGAGGAATGATTCGCAACAATCACTACACTTTATTCGATGGTGAGTATTGCGAGAATCATACTTATGGTATGTATTTGATGGATCGTAATCAGCATGTTGATAACTTCACTTTTGCAGACCATGCTAAGCCAAATTGTGTGAGCAATGAGCACTTTAAAGGTGTGATGGATGACGAAGCTACAGCTGCTTTCACTGGAAAGATTCATGTTCGTCGTGATGCGCAAAAAACAGAAGCTTATCAGAGTAACAACAACCTGTTATTGTCTGATTCAGCAGTTATCAATACCAAACCTCAGTTAATTATTGATGCTGATGATGTAAAGTGTAGTCATGGTGCTACCGTTGGTCAGATGGATGATGATGCTATGTTTTATCTTCGCGCTCGTGGGATTCACGAGGAAGAAGCTCGTATGATGCTGATGTTTGCTTTTGCTCACGAGATTATTGAAAAAATTAGAGTTGACGCTCTTAAAGATCGTATCGACGAATTGGTTGAAAAACGATTGAGAGGCGAAATTTCTAAATGTAATACTTGCGCCATAGCTTGTAACCGATAAATTTATAGATGGCTGAATGGCTGGATTGTTCTCAATTGAACAATTTAGCAATGAAACAATCTTAGCAATCTAATAATTATAATTCATGTCATTAGATCCACATAAATACCGTCAGGATTTCCCAATTTTATCAGAGAAGATATACGGGAAATCATTGGTGTATTTCGATAATGCAGCAACAACACAAACCCCAACTCAGGTAACTGATGTTTTGGTAGAATATTACAACAAATACAATTCTAATATTCACCGAGGGGTTCATTATTTGAGTAATAAATCGACTGAAGGAGCTGAAAATGCTCGACTTAAGGTTCAGAAGTTTATTAACGCCGCGCATTCGCACGAAGTGATTTTTACTGCAGGGACGACTGAAAGTGTAAACCTGGTTGCAAACTCATTTGGGGAATGTTATATCTCCGAAGGGGACGAGGTGATTGTTTCCGAAATGGAGCATCATTCGAATATTGTACCCTGGCAAATGCTTTGTCAGCGAAAAAAAGCGACTTTAAAGGTTTTGCCCTTTAATGATGAGGGTGAGTTAATGACTGAGAAGTTGGGCGATCTGATTACAGATCGAACAAGAATCTTGGCTGTTAATCACATCTCAAACTCCTTAGGAACAATAAATCCTATTAAGGAAATTATCGATTTTGCACACTCGAAAAATGTACCTGTATTGATCGATGCGGCTCAATCGGTTCAGCATAAAAAAATCGATGTTCAGGCTTTAGATGCCGATTTTTTGGTTTTTTCCGGACATAAACTTTATGGTCCTACAGGGATTGGCGTTTTGTATGGTAAAGAGAAATACCTGAATGAGATGCCGCCTTGGCAGGGTGGAGGTGAGATGATTAAAGAGGTGACCTTTGAAAAGACTAGCTATAATGAATTACCTTTTAAATTCGAAGCGGGAACACCAAACTATATCGATGCGATTGGATTGGGTGCTGCCATTGATTATGTAGAGGCTATTGGTCTTGACGAAATTGATGCCTACGAACAAGAGTTGTTAGCCTACGCTACGGCAAAATTCGAAGCGATTCCAAGTTTGAGAATTTACGGAACTGCGAAGAATAAGACTTCTGTGATTTCTTTCCTGGTTGAAGGGATTCACTTTTACGATATGGGCATGTTACTCGATCAGATGGGAATTGCTGTGAGAACCGGAACACATTGTACCGAACCAGTTATGCAGCATTTTGGAATTGATGGAACTGTGCGAGCATCTTTTGCTTTTTATAATACGAAAGAGGAAATCGATGCACTTTTTGTAGGAATAGAAAAAGTTTGTAAAATGTTTGGAGTCAAGACGGCTTAAAATGTTTCTTAAATAATTATAACTTTGTAGCCGAATAAGTAAGTTCTATCAATGAACTGCTGTTGAAATTTACAAATGATTGGAGAAATGACCATAAACGAAATACAAGAAGGAATTATTGAGGAATTCGCTGGGTTTGAAGACTGGATGGATAAATATGCTTATTTAATTGAGTTGGGAAACGATCTTGAAGGGATGGATGAACAATACCAAACCGATCAGAATCTGATTAAAGGCTGTCAGTCAAAGGTATGGTTCAATGCCAAGCTTGAGGATGGTGTTGTGAAACTTGAGGCGAATAGCGATGCAATTATCGTAAAAGGAATTGCTGCTCTTTTGATTCGTGTTTTCAATAATCAAACGCCTGAAGCCATTATGAATGCTGACCTTAAATTTATCGATGAGATTGGTTTGAAACAGCATTTGTCACCCACACGATCAAACGGATTGGTTTCAATGGTAAAGCAAATCAAAATGTACGGTTTGGCCTTTAATCACAAGGTGAACAATTAATAATTTAGATAGAAAGTTTCGATTTTCAATTCTTAAATCTCAATACAA
This genomic window contains:
- the sufC gene encoding Fe-S cluster assembly ATPase SufC; this encodes MLSIKNLHASINGKEILKGINLEIKPGEVHAIMGPNGAGKSTLASVLAGRELFDVTEGEVVFGGKDLLDLSPEDRAKEGIFLGFQYPIEIPGVSTVNFMKTAVNEHRKYKGLEPLKAADFLKLMRDKKALVEIDSKLTNRSVNEGFSGGEKKKNEIFQMAMLEPKLAVLDETDSGLDIDALRIVANGVNKLKTAENSTIVITHYQRLLDYIVPDVVHVLFDGRIVKTAGKELALELEEKGYDWIKEELVK
- a CDS encoding SufE family protein, with the translated sequence MTINEIQEGIIEEFAGFEDWMDKYAYLIELGNDLEGMDEQYQTDQNLIKGCQSKVWFNAKLEDGVVKLEANSDAIIVKGIAALLIRVFNNQTPEAIMNADLKFIDEIGLKQHLSPTRSNGLVSMVKQIKMYGLAFNHKVNN
- the sufD gene encoding Fe-S cluster assembly protein SufD produces the protein MSIDTINNDFADLFEQGKSLLDENSSKFMNTKREEAFEQFKKLGVPTLSNENYKYTNLVPAFDHPYTVDLQYRTVIGDLNELFYCDVPELDTNLVLLSNGWYYNQNRELEIPKGVIVCSLQEAAEKHSEIFEKHYGKYAKPNEEGLVALNTALAKDGVFIYVPKNVVVEKPIQVINLLRSDRDLMATQRNLVVIEENAQAKLIFCDHTLTHNKYLSNTVSEINVAKNAVFDLYTLQNQHLNATILNSVFIRQEANSNVLSNTLSLYGGMIRNNHYTLFDGEYCENHTYGMYLMDRNQHVDNFTFADHAKPNCVSNEHFKGVMDDEATAAFTGKIHVRRDAQKTEAYQSNNNLLLSDSAVINTKPQLIIDADDVKCSHGATVGQMDDDAMFYLRARGIHEEEARMMLMFAFAHEIIEKIRVDALKDRIDELVEKRLRGEISKCNTCAIACNR
- a CDS encoding aminotransferase class V-fold PLP-dependent enzyme gives rise to the protein MSLDPHKYRQDFPILSEKIYGKSLVYFDNAATTQTPTQVTDVLVEYYNKYNSNIHRGVHYLSNKSTEGAENARLKVQKFINAAHSHEVIFTAGTTESVNLVANSFGECYISEGDEVIVSEMEHHSNIVPWQMLCQRKKATLKVLPFNDEGELMTEKLGDLITDRTRILAVNHISNSLGTINPIKEIIDFAHSKNVPVLIDAAQSVQHKKIDVQALDADFLVFSGHKLYGPTGIGVLYGKEKYLNEMPPWQGGGEMIKEVTFEKTSYNELPFKFEAGTPNYIDAIGLGAAIDYVEAIGLDEIDAYEQELLAYATAKFEAIPSLRIYGTAKNKTSVISFLVEGIHFYDMGMLLDQMGIAVRTGTHCTEPVMQHFGIDGTVRASFAFYNTKEEIDALFVGIEKVCKMFGVKTA